The Culex quinquefasciatus strain JHB chromosome 2, VPISU_Cqui_1.0_pri_paternal, whole genome shotgun sequence genome contains the following window.
ACGTCAATCTGGTAACGCAAGCCCAGCTGGTGGCGGCCGCCGCAGGTCAAACGGCGCTGATGTCGCAGCCTGGTTTGCTCGTACCGCCGGTTCCCAATGTAGCCGGGTTGGCACCCTCGCTTCTGGTAAACCCTGCACTTATCAGTGCCGCCAAGCCAATTCAGCCACTGCTGAGTGGAGCAAATCCGGCGGTCGTCGCCGCGGCCGCTGCTGCAGCAGCCCAGGCAGCCGCTCAGGCCGCGGCCAACCCGAACGCGACCGCCGAGGAAGTGTTCAAAAAGGCCCAGGAAAAGCAGCAAGAAGAGCTGCAGAAGAAACTGCTCGAGGAGGGCGAACCGCAAACGCTGCAACAGCAGGAAACCATGTCCATCAAGGGCCAAAGCGCGCGCCACCTGGTCATGCAGCGGTTGATGCGCCCGCGCGAAAGCAAGGTCGTCATCCTGCGCAACATGGTCGGCCCCGAGGACGTCGACGAAACGCTGCAGGACGAGATTCAGGAAGAGTGTGGCAAATACGGACTTGTGGAGCGGGTCATTATCTACAAAGAGCGTCAATCCGAGGGCGACTACGCCGAGGACGACAACACGGACGTAATCGTCAAGATCTTTGTCGAGTTCTCCCAGACCACTGAGTCAGATAAAGCCCGCGAAGCACTCCACGGTCGCTACTTTGGCGGCCGACTGGTCAAGGCCGAGTCCTACGACCAGGCGCTCTTTGACCATGGCGATCTGTCTGGTTAggttgaagcaaaaaaaaaaaaaaaaaacaaaatcaagttGACAAAGAGCGTGGCCACACTCTGAAATCCCAAAAATCTGAATCCCCGAATGCAACGCGTTTTCGTGCGTGTAAAAACCTACTTCCTCCCAGCGCCAGTCAGGATTAAGAACAAACGTGTATGATCTATTTTAACACAAACACTCTATATTTACTCGCTGCGAGAGCTTGAAAATTCaagtttacacaaaaaaaaagttacaaaaaaatgacacCCACTCGTTAGGAAACCCCCAAGTGAAACGgacatttgaagaaaaaaagagatcatgattttcaaagcattgaaaagaaaaaaacagcaaaCAGTTTAATTATATCTTACTTTAATATATATATCATTGTATATACACAACTTACGCTTCTCTCCAAGAACAAGTaaagcaaacaaataaaaaaaatattttaaaaactaactccACATTTCGCAATTTATTTCTCACGCTTTCCCTTGCCCGGCATCACCTCGTAGTCCTCGTACTGCGGGAACGAACCCATCCCGGTCGGGTTCTTCTCCAGCTCGGTCAGATCCTTGGGCTTTGCGTGCTTGGCCTCCAGCTCGGCCGCGTTCTTCTCCTTCAGCTTCATGATGGCCAGGTTGCGCAGCAGTTCCTGCTCCGTCGGAGGTTCCTTCCTCCTGCCGCGCAACCACGCCTCCCACTCGGCCGTCACCTCCTGGTTGTACGCTTCCTTCTCCGTAGGTTCGAACCAGCGCTGGTTGCGCGTCTGCCCAAGTGCCGAGTTTGCCTGGATTTCGTAGTACTTGTTCCCGAAGTAGTCCTCGCCCACGAGGTTGCCTTTGAGCTGGCGCGGCTTCAGCGAGTTCATGAAGGTTTGGAACAGAATGCGCATCAGGCTGCGCGTCGGCGGTTGGGCCATTGTTGCTTTGTTGAATTAGTTCAAATTACACTTAAATATTTCACAATTTCGTTACATAAATTTTCTATCGAGCGATTCTCTcggttcaaaattttgtaaacacaaCATAAGCAAAGCTGCTGATAGGGCACCACCCGACCACCCACCTAGAATGTCACACAACCAGGCCGTTTCAACGTGCAGCGTTGCAATACTTGTTGCGCGACATAAAAATTCAAgtcaaaatttgtgaaaataaaaatactttttaggaCGTTACGACGCTATTTCGGAATATGTCGAATATTTAGcatcatcaaaatcaaaattgtttgatctacagcattgccttggcgttttttatttcgagattcctactcgaaactaggcgtccgaaggtttcAAGCGGTGAGACAATCCAACCTCTGTTTACTTACACCTAAACCGGTTCCGttttcgaaccggttgttgcgttttaaACGGAATGTGtttacgattctaattagattccgtttcagaattcagattgatttgactgggttggATTGTGTGTTCAATTACCAACCAGCGACTCAACCGAGACAACTTGTTCtctcagggagacgactcctccaCCTGGActaagctaacgacctaacctctaggttagaccgggaacAACTTATACTTCCCCGTACGACGAGGATTCCATTCCAATGATTGAAATTAGGTCTTAAAATAAGAGTCTTCCTAACCTTcctacaaaattagaaaaaaatgaacttcttaatttgaccttgtTAAAATTCGttacattaaaagtttttcccagtttttttttcctgttttataaataaaaagttttactgcaaatttttgaaaatcttctcGGTttctagaatttagaatt
Protein-coding sequences here:
- the LOC6047679 gene encoding NADH dehydrogenase [ubiquinone] 1 alpha subcomplex assembly factor 2; the encoded protein is MAQPPTRSLMRILFQTFMNSLKPRQLKGNLVGEDYFGNKYYEIQANSALGQTRNQRWFEPTEKEAYNQEVTAEWEAWLRGRRKEPPTEQELLRNLAIMKLKEKNAAELEAKHAKPKDLTELEKNPTGMGSFPQYEDYEVMPGKGKREK